The Trypanosoma brucei brucei TREU927 chromosome 4, complete sequence genomic sequence GTACACCGGGTAGACGAGCACCATGAGCATACAGGCACCCATTACGCCCACCATGGCCCAAAATTGTGTGGTGGAATCACCTGCTCGCCATGGGACGTGAAATTCAAGTGCCCATTGGGAAGCTACAATGGTTGGTGGAATAGATATCAAAGCGACGTAACCCAATGTGACGTTTAAAGTATCCgacttgttgctgttgcagttGTTCGTGGCGGATGCTCCTGACGAATAGATGATGATGGAGTTGGTGAGAACCCTGCGGGCATTGTCCAACTTGAAGAGTGTGGGTAAGATGTGGcgagcgatgtccacgtaaCTACTGGCATACCGCACTACTGTATCGAGTTTAGATGTCGTGCTTGTGTTCATGAATGACAAAAGCACGCGCACAGTGGGCCGGTTTAGAAGCTCCAGAACGGTTACTTTGCTCATCAGAATCCGGCGGTGTACTGAAAGATTCCGACGCAGAAGCTGAACGCGCCGCAATACGTCCGCCTGGTCCGACGGCCGCTGACGCACAAGTGGCAACATCGATTCAATCTCGTCCACCTCGTTATTAACAACCGTTATATCGGGAAGGAACGCCATGTACAGTTCGTCCAGCATGGTTAACGCAAACAAAGATGTGGAGAGCAAATTTTGCGGTTTAATGTCTTCACCACCGCTGGCATCCTGCAGGCGGCGAATAAGGCGATGCGAAATATACTCCCATCCCTCTATTGCAGGTTGCGGCCTCCATGTAACAACTCCATTACGGAAACACAATGCCTGCACGGATGTTAGTGCACCTGATTCACATGCGTCAAACAGGTTTGCTCGCAAATTTctgggttgttgttgttgatgtttgcCAGGTCCTTCCACCTTCCCACCGATTTCTCCATTTCCCGCTGAGCGCAAGCAACACGGCATTGCACTCTGGGCCTGTAGAACAGTGATGCGGAGTTGTACATACTGCTCCTCCACAAACGCCCGCAGGCAATCCAGCTCAGTTGCATTGTCATAATAACTGTCAGCATCCTCCTGCGCTAACTCATTGGTTGCTCCATCAACGCCATTGCTCGGCGGGCAATCACCTGAATCATTTCTAATAGAGGCGGCAGCCAAAGCTCGCCACCTCCACTCTGTGTAGGGATTCACATTAACGAATTCGAAGAGAGCACTTAAGTCCTCCGGTTGCGGCACACCACTGGTGTCTATCCAAAAGAACGCGAGTGGCGGGTCAGATACCGCCGCTTCGTGTAGCAATCCGGTTAACGAGCCCATCCCCGTCAAATCCCTCCGCTCATAGATAATTCCGTCTGTGGATTGGGTTATCAGATGAAATCGCGGTGGCATCACCCCTGTGCAGCGTGGATGTGACGGCTCCCCAACACCGCCGGTGCATGTACATGATCCTTGTGGTACATTGCAAAGGCTGTCATCCTCCGATATGTAGAGTTTGTACGTGCCTTGCTTCAACTGATTGATACCTTCGCTGTGTCCAAACGTTGTTCCACGATCGCCCAGCTCCACATCGCCCTCACACAGTTGGTGGCCCATATGGGTTCCAACTCTCCAGTACCTGCGCACTTGCAACTTTGAGTATGATGTGTGTAATCTTCTGCTATACATGCATAAAAAGGGCAAtgatagagagagagagaggtgaTCTCCCCCACAGTTTGGTTtggtggaggaaaaacaatagCATCGTTGCAAGCACACGCAACACACTAAGACAACATCTGTCGACGGCGGGGGAGCAATGAAGTATGAGGCAATGGTGAGAAAAGAGGTTAGAGGAAAATGTTCCCAACCTCATATTGGTTGCGGCCGCGGAGGTTGCCAAAACATAAttacgaaacaaaaagggattaataacaaaaataataaaaagcgAAGGAAACAGGTACAGCGTatcataataacaataacaataataataatagggaAAACCGGTTAAGGGTACAAGGAGAAACTCCGTCAAGGCGGAGAAGGGGCAAacagaaagacaaagagagaagatatggtgataaacaaaaagaacagcGAAAAGAATTATGAAATTACGAATGCGAGCCGTCATGTATGAAAGGGATGCTGCGGCAAATACAGATTGGGCAGAATGGAGAATGATAGAGTGCGTAATCGcacacccttttcttttccgctcaatccctctccctctctctcttccccCCACCTTTACGTTATGTCCGTCTTACTTTTATTCCACCCCTCGTGTCTCGCAcgagagttttttttaaaaaaaaaaatcagggTCACACAGTGCACGCCCATCTACACGGTATCGATCCACAACTGATAGATACAATCGTAATATCAACTGTAATGGTGGTACCCGCACACATATTTTAAGGGTGAAGTTGATCATTTCCTCTATTTACGACTGATTAACCACATACTTGTTTACTCATTTCTGTATATGGGAATaatgcccccccccctccaatGCAAGCAGCTgttgcttctattttcttttttttttcggtacagtgaagaagcaaaaaaatgaactgtagtaataattttattcttattaaagcaacggcaacaaaacCAACGGTGTCGTTCAGGTTTGTGTGCATCGTAGCAAACCACTGATAGCAcatttatttcgttttttttctttagttcGTGCACGTGACTCCTACTGTCtcatttcgttttttctcatttctcacaatttcctttcttttccccccttaaaAACAATACAACGTAATTTTCTCGTGTAAAAATCCAGTACAGAACATCAAGTCGTAGTGGTCTGTCACAAACTCGATTTACACAGAAACCCAGAGGTTAGCCTGGCTTGAAGTGGacgggaggggaaagaaatatatatatatatatatatatatacgaaatACAAAATTAAATGCATACGGatattttttaatatttagGTAtttcaatatatttatttttaatcaGGGAGAAAGGGAGTTtgcgcacatatatatatatacatatatatattacttaTAGGTGCATTAGCAAAACTaagcaagaaggaaaaggaaaaaaataataacagaaacAAGTGTTTTCACGGAACAGCGAACCGTAAAAAAGATCTCTTCGAAAACAATGGCAATAACGATATTAACGAAACCGCGGGTCTGGCGGAGGCGTACTCAACTTTTCAGTTCCTTCcgccatttctttttttttttacttctaaCTTTCTGGATTGTATCTCTACGCATAAAGTTTCGCAGCATTTACAAACCCACCGAAAGACCTCTCTTGCATATAATTATAGGTAACGGCATCACGTCACTGATAAAACGTAACCAAGCcacaaatcaaaacaaaacacagaaggcgggaaacaaacacaacaaatacaaaacagtAAAATAAGAATAGCAGTGGTGGTGACAATAACGGTGAGATAAGCGGAGAAATGGTAAGCGCCAATAAAAGATTacagacagaaaaaaaaaaggactctTCAAGTAACCGAGTATCCCAACGTGTGCGGActcctctttccccttctggTTCTTTGATGATGTGAaggacctttttttttctccccttcctttaCACCATCCAATGcacaaaaagtaataataataattattattatttttataccCCGTAGCAGAAACCGCGGACGGGAGACAATCGAGTCGACAGCTTTCCGCTTGCACGCGTTTCACCCCTCCCGGTTATTTCATCCGATAAAACGGGAGGCCGGACTTTATCCGGTTTCGCCTGAATGGGCGCCTTCGGGTCCGTCAAGTAACTCTCCATGTAGCAGTACTCCCGTGGCATTGGATGGTCAGATATTGCATTATCATACCTTTCATCAACTTGTGGGTCTTCTTGCTTGTATAAAAGGTGTTGAAAGTTTTGTCCACCGAGTAGTGAGTTCCTCGACTCCGCTAAAAATGGAGAAACGCTCATTTTGCAGCCTTCGTTATCATCCCTCCAATTTGCGTTCGTGTGAGGAGGAGCAGAGGGCGAGGTCGGCTCAATGTGAAGACAAACACCGCGGAATGTGCTGGAGTTGCTCCGCCACATTCCGGATGGCGCAAAGTTATAATCAGTGTTGCAAAAGTGAGTGTGCCCGGATTCCCCCGCAACCACATTTCTATACTGCGAAATGGTAGCTGTTGACGCTGTCGTCCAACCCCCTGTGGAGCTGGTGTTTACGGACGTCCGGTTGGATTGTGACATATCACTGTTGCAACGCCTCTCGAGAGATGCGGCAGCTCTATCAACACTACCGCATGTTGCTGGTGTGTAGATGCCGCTGTTGTCTAGGTCGATGGCGTAGAGATTCAATGCTCCAGTTGAGTTGAATTCATTACTCAAATAATGCACACCCTCATTTCTCGGTGAACACCCACTGGTGGTTTGTATGCCGCGAGTCTCAAGTTGTCGGCTCTCGCCACCGTTTACCGTTTGCTGGGTTTCTACATAACTTCCACCACCACTTTCCCCAAGTATGTAATAATCTGCAGTGCTTTTGTCGCCGTTGGAGGAGTTGTCAAGGCACTGCACCTGTTGCTGACCGGAGCGCAAGTTGCGTGCGCCTTGAGAGTGTGAAGCTACGGCACCGAGGGAACGGACGTTAAAAGCCGAGGACATGGTGAACAACCCGGTCTTGGCCTCCTCCGAGAAGTACTTCACGTAGTCGACATCATCAACTAACTGGCACTGCTTGGGCATTACGGGGCTCTCTCTGCCTTCAGGATTTAAACCAGGGAGTCGGCGGGGTTCGCGTGCGCCGTAGCGGTTGCGGGCAACTTGTTGCTGGTGTCTCGGCTGCTCGGCGCGAAGCAATTCCTGCTGCTGTAGCTGCCCTTCATACAGCCTCTGCTGCAAAAGTGCTTTTTGCCAGCCTGCGTTGGGGTGCCAAACTGCAGTTGTTGGTTGCATGGTTGCATAGGTGGCTACATGTCGGGCTGGGTAGCCGTGCTCAGTTGGATTAACGCTTTGAAAGCCCCGTGTGATGACCCCCTGAGGTTCCTCACTGTCACTACTTTCACTACTCAAATCGGGTGAATCATACATGGGGACACCTTCGAGAACAAAATCACAACCCCGACGCGCCCGCCACTGGCCTCGCTGTCTTTGGGTGACTTGCGccatctcctccttcttcctttttgtgagCTTTTCACCGACTCCAGACGCTCTTGTTGCTGGTGCGTAAGCGGTGGTGTGCAATTTTACCGTTCGTgtataatgaaaaaaagcgGTACCGGAAAGACGACAGCCAACAGACTACGCtgtaaagagggaaaaaaagaactagTGGGGAGGGACAGGAAAAGTGGATGTGCATGTAAAATTTGAGTTGCCACTCGAGCACATTGCTGAACTGCTTGGAtggggaaagagagagggagtTAAAATATACCATTGTGGAAGTGACGCAGATTaagtaaaacaaatgagCCTTATGCTCTTACACCTTCTCTGCGCTACACAGGGTCACGAATCGACCGGCCCGCCGGTTTGTAGTTTAGCGGGTCGATTGCAATTCGTGGGATCCGGCACAGTCCATCGACTTCTCATAGATTCGCACTCATCAGAATGGATCCCAACCAAGTAGCTACGACAACTTTAGTGCACGAGCCGAGTTCTCAAGACTGTTAGAACTCCTGCCCGCAGCTCATTTCGGCTTCAAGCCATTTGACACTACAtctgaaagcaaaagaaaaaatgtaaGTGCAAAGTACGTCGCATATCCGTCATCGTTTTCATTAttccgctgttgctgctgccaggggggggggagaggagGGCTCTTAACCCCAGAAACCCCAATGAGACACCTAAAAGTTTATGCTCATTTCATCGAACACAATTGTAACCGTTGCTCATTACACTCAATGCGTTGCCGAGCCGCACTGAATATCTCTGCCCGCTCAATGATACACGATTTCCCTTCTAGTGACTCTTCCGTTACTATTTGATGGCACTCAGATCTGCGTGTAAATGATCAAAAGAGTAGAGAAGTGAGTTAAGAAGTAACAGGAGTTAACGATGTGAAACTGCAAGAAGGACCAACGTGCACAAAAATACATGAGCGCGTGTGTGTACCGCAACCACGTGTGCGTTAAAAAAGCTATATTTGTTTGAACGACCATGGAACCTCTCCTCCTTCGACGATCCTTGTGTGCGGACGAGAAAATGCAGCATCACAACTCATATCCGGTTGGATTAAATCTTCCCCATTAAGGCACGACTCACCACCCTGCCTGGGTACTCCGCCCCGCTTCAACACCTCTTCGTTCTCTTTGTTAACGCTTGCTTTTGTTAGCACGAACGTACTTGTGCTTACAGCTCAGCCTTAGGTgaaatatgtatatttatatatgtatcttTATTGTTAATGTTACTGACCAAAGAAGGGTTCGTGCCATTTTCTCACCACAAAAGTGCCTGCAGTCGGGCTgttgcttcacttccttACTGCCTTACCCTTTAAACGTGCCGTGAAAGCTTCAAGACTCTTCTGCACTTCCGGGTTCATCATAAGCTCCACGAAGAACTGCGTGTCATATTCTCTATCTTCCTCGGAGCCAATGAACTGCAAGAACTCACGGCGGAGCATATCGCGCGACATCCAGCGCGACTGCTGCGGAACTGACAGGAAGCGCTCAACCTCCTTCACGGCTGCCTCGCGCAACTGGTGTTCCCCATCCACAACCAGATCAACCAAACCCATTCGAAGCGCCTCGTCAGCGGTGGGCGTTTCACCAAGTTGAAGCATCCTCTCAGCACGCCGCGAACCGAGAACGTACGCATAGGCGGGAATAACCCAGGGTGGTGTGGTGATGCCAAGTTTCGTCTCGTTGAGACCAATGCGGTACGGGCGGTCGGGTTTGTCAGCTGGGTGCCGGACCATCACGCGGGAATCACAACCGAGAGCGAGCACGCAGCCACCAGCCGGAGAATTGCCGCTAATCGCCCCGATGATTGGTTTCGGGAAGCTGTTGAGGATGAGCCACGTCTCCTGAAAGCTCTTCCAAAAGCGCCGGAGGCGCTCGGGTTCCGGGTTGTGCATTTCACTCATGTCCAGACCTGCCGAAAAAACAGTGGGTATCGAGGATGTCAAAATGATCGCCTTGCAGCTTTCGTCACTACCAAGCCACAACATCCAACTGTTGAATTCTTCAAAGAGCTCTAGACTGAGTGAGTTCACGGGTGCACGACTAAGTGCCACTGTTGTGATGCCCCGGTCACTCGTGTCTAACCGCAATAACCTTGGAGGCTCCGATGGCTTTCGTGGAGGTTCGAAGTCATCTTCTGCTTCTGCGCCGACTGCCGATGAGTGCATttgcggttgctgctgctgctgcatgtgctgttgctggtggaactgctgttgctgcatgtgttgctgttgctggtggaattcctgctgctgcatgtgttgctgttggtagaattgctgctgctgcggtgACA encodes the following:
- a CDS encoding 3,2-trans-enoyl-CoA isomerase, mitochondrial precursor, putative (similar to 3,2-trans-enoyl-CoA isomerase, mitochondrial precursor (EC 5.3.3.8)(Dodecenoyl-CoA delta-isomerase). (Swiss-Prot:P23965) [Rattus norvegicus;]), with amino-acid sequence MRRNVLSSLNRSSSVLIVNIGTSGVVPAAAVASRLQTTFHGPPGNVPPNFRAPPLRGAAPTQHQMSPQQQQFYQQQHMQQQEFHQQQQHMQQQQFHQQQHMQQQQQPQMHSSAVGAEAEDDFEPPRKPSEPPRLLRLDTSDRGITTVALSRAPVNSLSLELFEEFNSWMLWLGSDESCKAIILTSSIPTVFSAGLDMSEMHNPEPERLRRFWKSFQETWLILNSFPKPIIGAISGNSPAGGCVLALGCDSRVMVRHPADKPDRPYRIGLNETKLGITTPPWVIPAYAYVLGSRRAERMLQLGETPTADEALRMGLVDLVVDGEHQLREAAVKEVERFLSVPQQSRWMSRDMLRREFLQFIGSEEDREYDTQFFVELMMNPEVQKSLEAFTARLKGKAVRK